A genomic window from Solanum dulcamara chromosome 11, daSolDulc1.2, whole genome shotgun sequence includes:
- the LOC129873429 gene encoding probable L-type lectin-domain containing receptor kinase S.5 — translation MGLLTAKILTIFIFLFCLLQLKVQAQKMEHFNREYASFDETFFNTFEVEKPATISNSALQVTPDSASSDFNLNNNSGRILFKQPFKLWDGDVSDNKTRVASFNSSFLVNIYRPKNETAAEGLTFLISPDLEKPLNSQGQYLGLTNATTDGKSSNKVVAVELDTSKQNFDPDDNHIGIDVHGVRSVKVESLSPHGIELAPIGARFYNVWVQYDGIKKVLDVYIAEQAEKNGSTPPIPKTPILTYNLDLKDHVNQESYFGFSASTGSNYQLNCVLRWNLTVEYFPEKKHPWLKVVLGVGVPVVLLLLLGAAYLGYYYHKKRIDRSQSNILGALKSLPGTPQEFQFKALKKATNNFDEKNKLGQGGYGVVYRGFLAGEENKDIAVKWFSRESIKGQDDFLAELTIINRLRHKHLVKLLGWCHKNGKLLLVYEYMPNGSLDMHLFSGPDKQPLSWQVRYKIVQGVASALHYLHNEYEQRVVHRDLKASNIMLDSKFNARLGDFGLARALDNERTSYAEAEGVLGTMGYIAPECFHTGKATQQSDVYAFGAVLLEVVCGERPGTKINGFQFFVDWVWYLHRDGRILEAVDQRLGDDYVAEEAKKLLLLGLACAHPIATDRPKTQAILQIISGSAPAPEVPPFKPAFVWPSMVPIDIDSSVMDTTSITTSHFNSGWSLDYQSRESPSNADHSLV, via the exons ATGGGATTGTTGACAGCAAAAATACTCACCATTTTCATCTTTCTCTTCTGTCTTTTACAGCTCAAAGTTCAAGCTCAGAAAATGGAACATTTCAACAGAGAGTATGCATCTTTTGATGAAACTTTCTTTAACACTTTTGAAGTTGAAAAGCCTGCAACAATCAGCAACTCTGCTCTTCAGGTGACACCTGATTCTGCTTCTTCTGATTTCAATCTCAACAATAACTCAGGAAGAATCCTCTTTAAGCAGCCATTTAAGCTCTGGGATGGTGATGTTTCAGACAATAAAACAAGGGTGGCATCTTtcaactcttcttttcttgtcaACATTTACAGACCAAAGAATGAAACAGCTGCTGAAGGGTTAACGTTCTTGATTTCTCCAGATTTGGAGAAGCCACTTAATAGTCAAGGGCAGTATTTAGGGTTGACAAATGCTACTACAGATGGGAAATCTAGTAACAAAGTTGTTGCTGTTGAGCTTGATACTTCAAAGCAGAACTTTGACCCTGATGATAACCATATAGGTATTGATGTTCATGGTGTTAGATCTGTAAAGGTTGAATCTTTATCACCCCATGGTATAGAACTTGCTCCTATTGGTGCAAGATTCTACAATGTTTGGGTACAATATGATGGAATCAAGAAAGTTCTTGATGTGTATATTGCTGAACAAGCAGAGAAAAATGGGTCTACTCCACCTATACCAAAAACCCCCATCTTAACTTATAATCTTGATTTAAAAGACCATGTAAATCAAGAATCATATTTTGGGTTTTCTGCATCAACTGGGAGTAATTACCAACTCAACTGTGTATTGAGATGGAACTTGACAGTTGAGTACTTCCCAGAAAAGAAACACCCTTGGTTGAAAGTTGTTCTAGGGGTTGGGGTTCCAGTAGTGTTGCTATTGCTTCTTGGGGCAGCATATTTAGGGTATTATTACCACAAGAAAAGGATTGATAGGTCACAGTCAAATATATTGGGTGCACTCAAGAGTTTGCCTGGAACCCCACAAGAGTTTCAGTTTAAGGCCTTGAAGAAAGCTACCAACAATTTTGATGAAAAGAATAAGCTTGGACAAGGGGGATATGGAGTTGTTTACAGAGGATTTTTAGCTGGTGAGGAGAATAAAGATATTGCTGTCAAGTGGTTTTCTAGGGAAAGCATCAAAGGGCAAGATGATTTCTTGGCTGAGCTTACTATTATTAATCGTCTCAGACATAAACATCTTGTCAAATTGCTTG GATGGTGTCATAAGAATGGAAAGTTACTGCTTGTATATGAATACATGCCTAATGGCAGTCTAGATATGCACCTCTTTTCGGGCCCAGATAAACAGCCGCTCAGCTGGCAAGTCCGTTACAAGATTGTGCAAGGTGTTGCTTCAGCATTGCACTATCTTCACAATGAGTATGAGCAGAGGGTGGTCCATCGTGATCTGAAGGCAAGTAACATCATGCTTGACTCCAAGTTCAATGCGCGCCTTGGGGATTTTGGCCTTGCACGAGCACTTGACAATGAAAGGACCTCGTATGCTGAGGCAGAAGGAGTGCTTGGCACAATGGGATACATTGCACCAGAGTGTTTCCACACCGGGAAAGCCACACAGCAGTCTGATGTGTACGCGTTTGGGGCAGTGTTATTGGAAGTTGTATGTGGCGAGAGACCTGGAACCAAGATTAATGGCTTTCAATTCTTTGTTGATTGGGTTTGGTACTTGCATCGCGATGGCCGTATCTTGGAAGCTGTTGATCAAAGGCTTGGAGATGACTATGTTGCTGAAGAAGCAAAGAAACTTCTACTACTTGGTTTGGCTTGTGCACATCCAATTGCTACTGACAGGCCTAAAACACAGGCCATACTTCAGATTATATCAGGGTCAGCACCAGCACCAGAAGTTCCACCATTCAAGCCAGCATTTGTATGGCCATCAATGGTGCCAATCGACATAGACTCAAGTGTTATGGACACAACATCCATTACAACTTCTCATTTCAATTCAGGATGGAGTCTTGACTATCAAAGCAGGGAAAGCCCATCAAATGCAGACCACTCTTTGGTGTAG
- the LOC129874855 gene encoding 2-oxoglutarate-dependent dioxygenase DAO-like: METENSVPVIDLQEFPRELSKLIWACEEWGCFRILNHNDILPVSVMEDMKEVVRTLLDLPTEIKKRNKDVIAGSGYIAPSEINPLYEALGLYDMSCPEDVGAFCTLLDASPLQRETITKYAAAINGLMMDIVRKMAEGLGLPNVSFEEWPCQFRINKYHFTPEAVGSSGVQIHTDSGFLTILQDDESVGGLEVMKKSGEFVAVDPWPNTLLVNLGDIGTAWSNGRFYTVKHRVICKEAKIRVSIASFLLGPRDTAVEPPQELVDAERPRIYVPFTFKEYRKLRFSTKLQAGEALDLMRTNL; encoded by the exons ATGGAGACTGAAAATTCAGTGCCAGTAATTGATTTACAGGAGTTTCCAAGAGAATTATCCAAGTTGATTTGGGCGTGTGAAGAATGGGGTTGTTTCAGAATTTTAAACCATAATGATATCCTTCCAGTTTCAGTCATGGAAGATATGAAGGAAGTGGTGAGGACATTGCTGGATCTTCCAACTGAAATCAAGAAACGGAACAAGGACGTAATTGCAGGATCTGGGTACATAGCCCCTAGTGAAATAAACCCTCTTTATGAAGCTTTGGGTCTCTATGATATGTCCTGTCCTGAAGATGTAGGTGCCTTTTGTACTCTGTTAGATGCATCTCCACTCCAGAG AGAGACAATCACGAAGTATGCTGCAGCAATTAATGGACTAATGATGGACATTGTGCGAAAGATGGCTGAAGGATTGGGACTGCCAAATGTTTCCTTTGAGGAATGGCCTTGTCAGTTTAGGATTAACAAGTACCACTTCACCCCAGAAGCTGTAGGTTCCTCTGGTGTTCAGATACACACAGACTCAGGATTCCTTACTATTCTACAGGATGATGAGAGCGTTGGTGGTCTTGAGGTTATGAAGAAGTCTGGTGAATTTGTAGCAGTTGATCCCTGGCCAAACACCCTCCTTGTGAATCTTGGAGACATAGGCACG GCATGGAGCAATGGGAGATTTTACACTGTCAAGCATAGAGTGATATGCAAGGAAGCAAAAATACGGGTGTCTATTGCTTCATTCCTCTTAGGACCAAGGGACACAGCAGTGGAACCACCACAAGAGTTGGTAGATGCTGAACGCCCCCGTATCTATGTTCCTTTCACTTTCAAAGAATATAGAAAGCTCCGTTTCTCAACAAAGTTGCAGGCGGGGGAAGCTCTTGATCTTATGCGCACTAACTTGTAA